A portion of the Clostridium gelidum genome contains these proteins:
- a CDS encoding Mrp/NBP35 family ATP-binding protein, whose protein sequence is MSDCNSCSSKDGCNKDKESCMIENNPLNNVKKIIGVMSGKGGVGKSSISVLIAKQLKALGYSVGVLDADITGPSVPRLLGVENKKVMMAENAMYPVKTSDGIKVMSLNLLMENEEDPVLWRGPIISGMVKQFWTDVLWEELDYLIIDMPPGTGDVALTVMQSIPIDGVVMVSVPQDLVSMIVSKAVNMVKKMDINLLGVIENMSYITCDKCGDKMKLFNGDNTEKFLKDMNLKLLGELPMLNSINNLGQYDNAHIDESLELIFDPIVKNIISELE, encoded by the coding sequence ATGTCAGATTGTAATTCTTGTTCATCAAAGGATGGATGTAATAAGGATAAGGAAAGTTGTATGATTGAAAATAATCCTTTGAATAATGTTAAAAAAATTATTGGTGTTATGAGTGGTAAGGGAGGAGTGGGGAAATCTTCAATTTCTGTTCTTATTGCAAAACAGTTAAAAGCGCTTGGATATAGTGTTGGTGTTTTAGATGCAGATATAACTGGACCTAGTGTTCCAAGGCTTCTTGGTGTGGAGAATAAAAAAGTCATGATGGCTGAAAATGCCATGTATCCTGTAAAAACTAGCGATGGAATTAAAGTTATGTCTTTAAATTTATTAATGGAAAATGAAGAAGATCCTGTTCTTTGGAGAGGTCCTATAATATCAGGAATGGTTAAGCAATTTTGGACTGATGTACTTTGGGAAGAACTTGATTATTTAATAATTGATATGCCACCAGGAACAGGAGATGTGGCATTAACAGTTATGCAGTCTATTCCGATTGATGGAGTTGTTATGGTTTCTGTTCCACAAGATTTAGTTTCAATGATAGTATCAAAAGCTGTAAATATGGTAAAGAAGATGGATATTAATCTTTTAGGTGTTATTGAAAATATGAGTTATATAACTTGTGATAAATGTGGAGATAAAATGAAACTTTTTAATGGTGATAATACAGAAAAGTTTTTAAAAGACATGAATTTAAAGCTTTTAGGAGAACTTCCTATGCTAAATAGTATAAATAACCTAGGACAATATGATAATGCACATATAGATGAAAGTTTAGAACTAATATTTGACCCTATAGTTAAAAACATTATTAGTGAGTTAGAATAA
- a CDS encoding flavin reductase family protein → MGKNQGNMKSCLQPMPKVLVSCRDANGKNNALAVAYCGNCSYDPPMVMVGIVPSRYSYNIIKETGVFVVNLVTKEQQEMFDYLGSHSGRNEDKFSEFNIKVEEGIKVNAPLLADCPVNIECKVVDSIMTGSHEMFIGKVEYVHTNREIVDDEGNIDFSEIKFI, encoded by the coding sequence ATGGGAAAAAATCAAGGAAATATGAAATCATGCCTTCAACCAATGCCTAAAGTATTAGTTTCATGCAGAGATGCTAATGGTAAAAATAATGCATTAGCAGTAGCATATTGTGGAAATTGCAGCTATGATCCACCAATGGTTATGGTAGGAATTGTTCCTTCAAGATATTCTTATAATATCATAAAAGAAACTGGTGTTTTTGTAGTAAATCTTGTAACAAAAGAACAACAAGAGATGTTTGATTATTTAGGTAGTCATAGTGGTAGAAATGAGGATAAATTCTCAGAATTTAATATTAAAGTTGAAGAAGGAATAAAGGTAAATGCTCCGTTATTAGCAGATTGTCCTGTAAATATTGAATGTAAAGTAGTAGATTCTATAATGACAGGTTCACACGAAATGTTTATAGGTAAGGTTGAATATGTTCATACTAATAGAGAAATAGTTGATGATGAAGGTAACATTGATTTTTCTGAGATTAAATTTATTTAA
- a CDS encoding iron-sulfur cluster assembly scaffold protein → MCKEELSDILMDHFNYPRNIGIIDYPNGQGCNGDLECGDYLEIYIRVENNLIEDISFLVFGCFGAIASGSMTMQLAKGKTLEEAFKISEEDIIQALGGLPEDKKSKKLMWI, encoded by the coding sequence ATGTGTAAAGAAGAATTATCAGACATTCTTATGGATCATTTTAATTATCCTAGAAATATAGGAATAATTGATTATCCAAATGGACAAGGATGTAATGGAGATCTAGAGTGTGGTGATTACTTAGAAATATATATAAGAGTGGAAAATAATTTAATTGAAGATATTAGTTTTTTAGTTTTTGGATGTTTTGGGGCTATTGCAAGTGGCAGTATGACAATGCAACTTGCAAAGGGAAAAACATTAGAAGAAGCTTTTAAAATTTCTGAAGAAGATATTATACAAGCTTTAGGGGGATTGCCAGAAGATAAAAAAAGCAAGAAATTAATGTGGATTTAG
- a CDS encoding MurR/RpiR family transcriptional regulator encodes MTIENTIKCCDNLTPTENQLAQYILQNKEQIKELSIQKLSEKTFVSKSAIHRFCKKIGMDGFNELKVRLVQDIIQESKDDNQIDVNFPFEPNDSQGVIAQKLLKLYEASITDTHNSIDVEELNKSVVLLHNADIIDIYTHAHNINVAENFRDKMLAIGRMVNCPKSFYDQRCMATASTKNHVAIILSYSGKATFLPLIVETLHKKGIAIILVGRVGNSVVSNYIKHHLYISNRENLRNRISQFSSHIAMQYMLDVIFSCIFKRDYKRNIDYIQEVIGIVDDRNINEQK; translated from the coding sequence ATGACAATAGAAAATACGATTAAATGTTGTGATAACTTGACACCGACAGAAAACCAATTAGCACAATATATTTTGCAAAATAAAGAACAGATCAAAGAATTATCTATTCAAAAGCTTTCTGAAAAAACTTTTGTATCAAAATCTGCAATTCATAGGTTTTGTAAAAAAATTGGAATGGATGGGTTTAATGAACTTAAAGTAAGACTTGTTCAAGATATTATACAAGAAAGTAAAGATGACAATCAAATTGATGTTAATTTTCCATTTGAACCTAACGACAGTCAAGGAGTAATAGCTCAAAAGTTGCTAAAATTATATGAAGCATCAATAACGGATACACATAATTCTATTGATGTAGAGGAACTAAATAAATCTGTAGTATTATTACATAATGCAGATATTATTGATATATATACCCATGCACATAATATTAATGTTGCAGAAAATTTTCGGGATAAAATGCTCGCAATTGGTAGAATGGTTAATTGCCCGAAATCATTTTATGATCAGCGTTGTATGGCAACTGCATCTACGAAAAATCATGTAGCTATTATTTTATCATATTCAGGAAAAGCAACTTTTTTACCGCTCATTGTAGAAACATTACATAAAAAGGGAATAGCAATAATTTTAGTAGGCAGAGTTGGAAATAGTGTTGTATCGAATTATATAAAGCATCATTTGTATATAAGTAATAGAGAGAATTTGAGAAACAGAATATCCCAGTTCTCATCGCATATTGCAATGCAATATATGTTAGATGTTATTTTTAGTTGTATTTTTAAAAGGGATTATAAAAGGAATATAGATTATATTCAAGAAGTTATTGGTATTGTTGATGACAGAAACATTAATGAACAAAAATAA
- a CDS encoding 6-phospho-beta-glucosidase: protein MKESIKIVTIGGGSSYTPELMEGFIKRYDELPISEIWLVDIEDGKEKLEIVGKLAQRMWEATPYDVKVFTTLNRKEALKDADFVTTQFRVGLLDARIKDERIPLLHGMLGQETNGAGGMFKAFRTIPVIKSIVDDMKVLCPNAWLINFTNPSGIITEAVIKHFGWEKCIGLCNVPVISMMNEPKVIGMQRSELHYQFVGLNHFHWHKVFDKTGKDITEQLIDHINEKNGGTPANIYQAEFPLELLHSMNLLPCGYHRYYYLEKEMLEHSLEEFKNGGTRAEQMKEVEAALFEIYKNPNLNKKPEQLQKRGGAYYSDAACECISAIYNNKGIHMVVSTQNNGAIPCLDSDSVVEVSCIISARGAEPIAWGKMQSFEKGWLQIMKAMEECTISAALSGDYGIALEAFTINPLVQHGSEAKQVLDELLVAHEKYLPQFTEKIIELKAHGVASKDPIVIELIKNGH, encoded by the coding sequence ATGAAAGAATCTATAAAAATTGTAACAATTGGAGGGGGAAGTAGCTATACACCAGAATTGATGGAAGGCTTTATTAAACGATATGATGAACTGCCAATAAGTGAAATATGGTTAGTTGATATTGAAGATGGAAAAGAAAAGTTGGAGATAGTTGGGAAATTGGCGCAGCGTATGTGGGAAGCGACTCCATATGATGTAAAGGTATTCACAACACTAAACAGAAAAGAGGCATTAAAAGATGCTGATTTTGTAACTACACAATTTAGAGTTGGATTATTAGATGCAAGAATTAAAGACGAAAGAATACCTTTATTGCATGGAATGCTCGGTCAAGAAACAAATGGTGCAGGTGGGATGTTTAAAGCATTTAGAACAATTCCAGTAATAAAAAGCATCGTCGATGACATGAAGGTATTATGTCCAAATGCATGGCTTATTAATTTTACTAATCCTAGTGGAATTATTACAGAAGCAGTTATTAAACATTTTGGGTGGGAAAAGTGCATTGGATTATGTAATGTACCAGTGATTTCAATGATGAATGAACCAAAAGTTATTGGAATGCAACGCTCAGAGCTACACTATCAATTCGTTGGATTAAACCATTTTCATTGGCATAAAGTTTTCGACAAAACAGGAAAAGATATTACAGAACAGTTAATAGATCATATTAATGAAAAAAATGGTGGAACTCCAGCTAACATTTATCAAGCTGAATTTCCATTGGAATTATTACATTCTATGAATTTATTACCATGTGGATATCATCGTTATTACTATTTAGAAAAGGAGATGTTAGAACATAGTTTAGAAGAATTTAAAAACGGTGGAACACGTGCAGAACAAATGAAAGAGGTAGAAGCTGCCCTCTTTGAAATATATAAAAATCCGAATTTAAATAAAAAACCTGAACAATTGCAAAAGCGTGGTGGTGCATATTATAGCGATGCAGCTTGTGAATGTATAAGTGCAATATATAATAATAAAGGAATTCATATGGTGGTAAGTACACAAAATAATGGAGCTATACCTTGTCTTGATTCTGATTCTGTTGTCGAAGTTTCTTGTATAATTTCTGCTAGAGGTGCAGAACCAATTGCATGGGGGAAGATGCAATCATTCGAAAAAGGATGGTTACAGATTATGAAAGCGATGGAAGAATGTACAATAAGTGCTGCATTATCTGGTGATTATGGAATTGCTTTGGAAGCCTTTACAATAAACCCATTAGTTCAACATGGAAGTGAAGCAAAACAGGTATTGGATGAATTGCTAGTTGCACATGAAAAGTATCTTCCACAATTTACAGAAAAGATTATTGAGTTAAAGGCACATGGGGTAGCATCAAAGGATCCTATTGTAATAGAACTGATTAAAAATGGACATTAA
- a CDS encoding aldose epimerase family protein produces the protein MSIKKEIFGITKEGKEAYIFTLVNSKGMKAKVTNYGAILVSLFVVNKSRKVKDIALGYDKLEDYFTNNLMLGATVGRNVNRIEGAKFKIDDTVYHLVKNNNGNNIHSDKDCGFHKVLWNFKVINDSAVEFYYKSFDGEQGFPGNLDVSVTYSLSEGNGLIISYRGLSDKKTLINLTNHTYFNLNGHDSGDILDTKVTINADYYTPIKDGIIPTGEIVSVKGTPMDFIIPKTIGKEIENDCEQLKLAQGYDHNFALNNQDIGIRKIAEASSESEGITMEVYSDQPGLQFYAGNTMKETVGKGGVVYKKRGGFCIEPHFYPNSINIESFKSPIFDKGEEYKTTTIYQFV, from the coding sequence ATGAGCATTAAAAAAGAGATATTTGGAATTACGAAAGAAGGAAAAGAAGCATATATATTTACGCTTGTAAATTCAAAGGGAATGAAAGCGAAGGTAACTAATTATGGAGCCATACTAGTTTCACTATTTGTTGTTAATAAATCAAGAAAAGTAAAAGACATTGCTTTGGGATATGATAAACTAGAAGATTATTTTACAAATAATTTAATGCTTGGCGCTACTGTTGGAAGAAATGTAAATAGAATTGAAGGGGCTAAATTTAAAATTGATGATACAGTGTATCATTTAGTGAAAAATAATAATGGTAATAACATACACAGTGATAAGGATTGTGGATTTCATAAAGTTTTGTGGAATTTTAAGGTTATTAATGATAGTGCGGTGGAATTCTACTATAAAAGCTTTGATGGAGAGCAAGGGTTCCCAGGGAATTTAGATGTTTCAGTAACATATTCCTTGTCAGAGGGAAACGGACTTATTATTTCATACAGAGGTTTAAGTGATAAAAAAACACTGATTAACTTAACAAACCATACTTATTTTAATTTGAATGGCCATGACAGTGGAGATATTCTTGATACAAAGGTGACCATAAATGCAGATTATTATACACCCATTAAGGATGGAATAATTCCAACTGGAGAAATAGTTTCGGTAAAGGGAACACCAATGGACTTTATAATACCGAAAACAATTGGTAAAGAAATAGAGAATGATTGTGAACAGTTAAAATTAGCACAGGGATATGATCATAATTTTGCATTAAATAATCAAGACATCGGTATAAGAAAAATTGCAGAGGCATCTAGCGAATCAGAAGGAATAACAATGGAAGTTTATTCTGATCAGCCTGGATTACAGTTTTATGCAGGTAATACAATGAAAGAAACGGTAGGAAAAGGTGGTGTCGTTTATAAAAAAAGAGGTGGCTTTTGCATAGAACCACACTTTTATCCCAATAGCATAAATATAGAAAGTTTTAAATCACCAATCTTCGATAAAGGAGAAGAATATAAAACTACAACTATATATCAGTTTGTGTAG